A region from the Clostridium beijerinckii genome encodes:
- a CDS encoding cell division protein SepF, with protein sequence MSKILSKVKSLLGFEDYEDYDNYEDEEYENEMRDEDEIEPVITNKKNSKVVNIHTSSNAKVTITKPVDYEEATEICEALKNRRIVLVNTTVLELKIAQRLLDFISGSCYALGGELQQIEKGVYILSPSNVEVTNELKNELSSKAVFNWSK encoded by the coding sequence ATGAGCAAGATTTTATCAAAGGTTAAATCTTTATTAGGGTTTGAGGATTATGAAGACTATGATAATTATGAGGATGAAGAATATGAAAATGAGATGAGAGATGAAGATGAAATAGAACCGGTTATTACAAATAAGAAAAATAGTAAAGTTGTAAATATCCATACATCTTCAAATGCAAAGGTTACAATTACAAAACCGGTAGATTATGAAGAAGCAACTGAAATTTGTGAAGCACTTAAAAATAGAAGAATAGTTCTAGTAAATACAACAGTTTTAGAATTAAAAATTGCACAAAGATTATTAGATTTTATAAGTGGTTCTTGTTATGCCTTAGGTGGAGAATTACAACAAATTGAAAAAGGTGTATATATTCTATCACCTTCTAATGTTGAAGTAACAAATGAGCTAAAAAATGAGCTTAGTTCAAAAGCTGTGTTTAATTGGTCAAAATAG
- a CDS encoding YggT family protein, with product MLYSITMVLNTLFNLLELAIFIEIIASWIPQMQGNRFISIIRNFTYPFLEPLKRLQDKLIPGLPMDFSPIIAIFIIDFFKRILISI from the coding sequence TTGCTATATAGTATTACTATGGTTCTTAATACGTTATTTAACTTATTAGAATTAGCTATATTCATAGAAATTATAGCTTCGTGGATTCCACAAATGCAAGGGAATAGGTTTATAAGTATAATACGCAATTTTACTTATCCTTTTTTAGAACCACTTAAAAGGTTACAGGATAAATTAATTCCTGGATTACCAATGGATTTTTCACCTATAATTGCTATATTTATAATAGATTTCTTTAAAA
- a CDS encoding YggS family pyridoxal phosphate-dependent enzyme translates to MGIKQNIEELKSRIPEDVRLLAVSKTKPLEALEEAYIAGMRDFGENKVQELIKKSENFHDDVRWHFIGQLQSNKVKYLVDNVYLIHSLANSSLLNEIEKVFGKANKVANVLIQINIGREESKSGILEENLYEFIELIEKCNHVSVNGIMVIIPKGNEDSNRAYFKKTKKIFEELKEKKYNNINMNILSMGMTHDYMTAIEEGSNLVRIGTGIFGERNYNTGGVKNEQDFIKG, encoded by the coding sequence ATGGGGATTAAGCAAAATATAGAAGAACTAAAATCTAGAATTCCAGAAGATGTAAGGCTTTTAGCTGTTTCTAAAACAAAGCCACTAGAAGCACTAGAAGAAGCATATATAGCAGGCATGAGAGATTTTGGAGAGAATAAAGTACAAGAATTAATAAAAAAATCAGAAAATTTTCATGATGATGTAAGATGGCATTTCATAGGGCAACTTCAAAGTAATAAAGTTAAATATTTAGTGGATAACGTTTATTTAATACATTCTCTAGCGAATAGTAGTTTATTAAACGAAATAGAAAAGGTTTTTGGAAAAGCTAATAAAGTAGCTAATGTATTAATTCAAATTAATATTGGAAGAGAAGAAAGCAAAAGTGGAATTCTAGAGGAAAATTTATATGAATTTATAGAATTAATTGAAAAATGTAACCATGTTTCTGTAAATGGTATAATGGTGATTATTCCAAAAGGAAATGAAGATAGTAATAGAGCTTATTTCAAAAAAACAAAAAAGATATTTGAAGAACTTAAAGAGAAAAAATATAATAATATTAATATGAACATATTATCCATGGGAATGACTCATGATTATATGACAGCTATAGAAGAAGGTTCTAATTTAGTTAGAATAGGAACAGGGATATTCGGAGAAAGAAATTATAATACAGGGGGAGTAAAAAATGAGCAAGATTTTATCAAAGGTTAA